DNA sequence from the Acidobacteriota bacterium genome:
GAGACCTTTTCCGCTTGGAGGTGTCCACCAACGGTGGCTCCAGCTACACGTCGATCGTCGATCTCGGCGACGTCACCAGCAACGCGGCATGGACCGAGGCAACGTCGGCGATTCCCGCCGGCTCGTCGGTGATGCTGCGGGTGCAGGTGGCCGATGCCACCGCCGATGGCGACTTGGTCGAGGCGGGAATCGACGACCTGTCGATCTGCCCTTCCCCGTAGGTAGGCGCTAGCGAGGATTCCGGGACCGCTTCGGCGGATCCCGGGATTCTCTGGACATCGTATGGATCCTTCGGGCTCGGCTCTCAGCCGAGCCCGAAGTGTTTTCGGGGCGTGTCTCCGACCTTGCCCGCGAGCCTTTCGCTTCGAACGCCTAGCGGTAGCGCACCCGGAAGAGTGCGCTGTAGAGCAGGGGGACGACGAAGAGGGTCAGGGCCGTCGCGAAGGCCAGGCCGAAGATGATCGTCACAGCCATCGGCTGGAACATCGCCGTACCGCCCCACCACAAAGGCAGCAATCCGAGGACGGTCGTTGCGGTGGTCAGCAGAATGGGGCGCAGTCGCTGCTGGCAGGCATCGATCACCGCTTGACTCGGCGCCTTGCCGAGTTCCGTTTGCTCGATCTTGATGCGATCCAACAGCACGATGGCGTTGTTGATGATGATGCCGGACAGCGCGATCAATCCCAGAAGCGTGAAGAAGCCAAAGCTCGATCGAGCGACCAGAAGACCGAAGGTCACTCCGATCAAGCCCAGCGGAATGGTGGTGAGGATGATCAGTGGCCGACGAAGGGAATTGAACTGCCCAACCAACAACAGCAGGATCGCCATGCCGGCGAGGGGTAGTTTGGCGGCGATCGAAGCGTTGGCTTCGTCGGAGGATTCCGACTCGCCGCCTTCCTCATAGCGAAATTCGTCCGGCCAACCGGTACTCGCTTCGGCGAGCCAAGGGGAGAGTTCGGCGTTGACTTCGGAGGCGGTGACCTGCGGGTCGAGGGTGACCTTGAGGACCATGGTGCGCTCGCGATCGCGACGCTCGATAATGCCGGGCTCGAAGGCAAGGCGGACATCGGCGACCTGTTTCAGCGGCACTGTGGTGCCGGCGGCCTGAGAGTAGACGCTCAGACCGTCGATCTTGCCGATGTCCTGACGGTCGGCGGCGACGGAGCGCAGGGTCACCGGGATCAGTTTGTCTCCTTCTCGATACTCGGTCATGTCGATTCCCGCCAGACTGGCATTCAGGGAGTAGGCCACGTCTTCACTGGTGACCCCGGCTGAGCGAGCACGCTCTTGGTCTACTTCCACCACCAGTTTCTTGGTTTTGAGGCCCCAGGTGTTCTTGACCGAACGAACGGCGGGAATCCGGTACAGCCGGTCGGTGACTTCTGCCGCAACGGAGTAGAGTGAATCGAGGTCGGGCCCGGAGATGCGAATCTGAATCGGGTAGCCCACCGGCGGACCGTTCTCGAGGCGGGCGATCTGCGTTTGGAGGTCCGGGTGCTGTTGCCGAATATACCTCTGGAGGCCGGCGATGATCTCGTCGACGTCTTTCCCGTCAGCGGTCTTGCCGATCAAGAAAGTGTTCGCCGGGTTGGCGTTGGGTGGATCGAGCGCCAGGGTAAACCGTGGACCTCCTTCGCCGATGAAGGTGAGCCAATGGGTCAGTCGGGAGTCGCCGTCGGCTGCTCGATGGAAGGTGCTGTCGAGGTATTGATCGATGTCGGCCATCACTTGCTGGCTGGTTTCGATCGATGTCCCCAAAGGCATCTCCAGTTTGCCTGAAAACACCGGATCCTCGGAGGGTGCAATGAACACCTGGGGGACCCACCGAAAGCTGAAAATGGCCAGGGCGAAGGCTGCCACCACCACCAAACCGCTGAGCAACGGGAAGCGCAGGGCGCGCAACAACAGGTTGCGATAGAGGCGATACCAGCGACCGTCGAAGACCTCCTCGCTGGCCGTCTCGCCGGATTTCTTCTTGACCCTGAGGGCGACGGTGGTCAGCAGCGGAATAAAGGTCATGGCCAAGAGCCACGAGATGAGCAAGGTGATGGTGACGACGTAGAAAATGTCGGCGGTGTACTCTCCGACCGCCGATTCCGCCAGCCCGATGGGCGTGAAGGCGGCGGCGGTGGTGAGCGAGGAAATCAGCAGCGGGGTGATCAGCTCGCGCCCGGACTCGACGGCGGCGGGAATGGCCGCCATCCCTCGCTCTCGTTTGACCAGTACCGACTCGACCATCACGATGGCGTTGTCGACCAGGAGGCCCAAAGCGATGATCAAGGCGGCCAAGGAGATTTGGTTGATGGTGATGCCGAACAACTGCATCACATAGAAGGTGATGATCATGGCGCTGGGGATGAGCGTCGCCACGACCATGCCGGTGCGAAAGCCGAGAGTGAAGATCATCACCAAGATGACGATGCCGATGGCCTGCAGCAGGCTGGAGAGGAAGTCATTGATATTGGCCTCGACCAACTCCGACTGAAACCAGACCTTTTCGATTTCGACTCCCCACGGATAGCGGTTTTGAATCCGCGGGATCTCGCGGTCG
Encoded proteins:
- a CDS encoding efflux RND transporter permease subunit codes for the protein MSLTEVAIRRNRITLVLVGVLLLSGILAYVALPKAQDPGFIVRTAVVTTRFPGASPERVEQLVTDKIEKKAQEMPEVDFITSESRTGISIVSVNFLESYKNMRPIFDDLRRKIEDVQGDLPQSVDGPFVNDEFGDVFGSVYTLSGEGYDYAELEDIADEIRDQLLKISEVAKVTLHGTQQEVVFVEYNHARLREIGLSPQQLSASLASVNILSSGGNVTSGRERIVLEPTGNFESVEDLRRTVLQLPSGSMVYLEDIAQVYRDTVDPPSSVTRINGKAALAIAISMREGGDIRKLGDILDREIPRIQNRYPWGVEIEKVWFQSELVEANINDFLSSLLQAIGIVILVMIFTLGFRTGMVVATLIPSAMIITFYVMQLFGITINQISLAALIIALGLLVDNAIVMVESVLVKRERGMAAIPAAVESGRELITPLLISSLTTAAAFTPIGLAESAVGEYTADIFYVVTITLLISWLLAMTFIPLLTTVALRVKKKSGETASEEVFDGRWYRLYRNLLLRALRFPLLSGLVVVAAFALAIFSFRWVPQVFIAPSEDPVFSGKLEMPLGTSIETSQQVMADIDQYLDSTFHRAADGDSRLTHWLTFIGEGGPRFTLALDPPNANPANTFLIGKTADGKDVDEIIAGLQRYIRQQHPDLQTQIARLENGPPVGYPIQIRISGPDLDSLYSVAAEVTDRLYRIPAVRSVKNTWGLKTKKLVVEVDQERARSAGVTSEDVAYSLNASLAGIDMTEYREGDKLIPVTLRSVAADRQDIGKIDGLSVYSQAAGTTVPLKQVADVRLAFEPGIIERRDRERTMVLKVTLDPQVTASEVNAELSPWLAEASTGWPDEFRYEEGGESESSDEANASIAAKLPLAGMAILLLLVGQFNSLRRPLIILTTIPLGLIGVTFGLLVARSSFGFFTLLGLIALSGIIINNAIVLLDRIKIEQTELGKAPSQAVIDACQQRLRPILLTTATTVLGLLPLWWGGTAMFQPMAVTIIFGLAFATALTLFVVPLLYSALFRVRYR